The following coding sequences are from one Treponema bryantii window:
- the pepT gene encoding peptidase T, whose protein sequence is MNYIYNNKEEENKLLDRFCRYVKIWSESDGKAADAGVFPSTERQWDIAKVLVKELRNLGTRNVYLTDNCYVVAKIDSNIVEPEERKKYPTILLMAHMDTVDDVSGENVKPVISMLSASESPTGQDDTIVKSDGTTLLGADDKAGISAIMAAVEYLMNHYEDEGLQHGPIEVMFSPDEETGHGMDKVPLNILKADYAVTVDAGDEGELESECFNAWSATVRFTGKTCHTGNGKADGMINAVTLAGEFAANLPHDMAPETTEGFEGFIAPMEINGTIESSSVEMLLRSFYTDEIEKEKEIIKTAAEKVISKFGGSYEVEFKQQYLNMKAKLDERPEIMERLEKAFADAGVKPIKQPIRGGTDGSRLTELGIPTPNIFTGAHEFHSRNEWLSLNQCAKAADVLINLLTQKVK, encoded by the coding sequence ATGAATTATATTTACAATAATAAAGAAGAAGAAAATAAATTATTGGACCGTTTCTGCAGATATGTAAAAATCTGGTCTGAAAGCGACGGCAAAGCTGCAGATGCCGGAGTGTTCCCATCAACAGAACGTCAATGGGACATCGCAAAAGTTCTTGTAAAAGAACTCCGAAATCTCGGGACACGAAATGTTTACCTTACTGACAACTGCTATGTAGTTGCAAAAATTGATTCAAATATCGTAGAACCAGAAGAGCGCAAAAAATATCCTACCATCCTTTTGATGGCACACATGGATACTGTAGATGATGTTTCCGGCGAAAATGTAAAACCTGTAATCTCTATGCTCTCGGCCTCAGAATCTCCAACAGGTCAGGATGATACAATCGTAAAATCAGATGGAACTACACTTCTTGGAGCTGATGACAAGGCCGGAATTTCTGCCATTATGGCTGCTGTTGAATATCTAATGAATCATTATGAAGATGAAGGTCTTCAGCATGGACCGATTGAAGTAATGTTCTCTCCAGATGAAGAAACAGGACACGGAATGGATAAGGTTCCGCTCAATATCCTTAAGGCAGATTATGCAGTGACTGTTGATGCAGGAGATGAAGGCGAGCTCGAGTCAGAATGTTTTAATGCCTGGAGCGCTACCGTACGCTTTACGGGAAAAACCTGCCATACAGGAAACGGAAAGGCAGATGGCATGATTAACGCCGTAACACTTGCCGGAGAATTTGCAGCTAATCTTCCTCATGATATGGCACCAGAAACAACAGAAGGCTTTGAAGGTTTTATTGCTCCAATGGAGATCAACGGAACTATTGAGAGCTCAAGTGTAGAAATGCTTCTCCGTTCATTTTATACAGATGAAATTGAAAAAGAAAAAGAAATCATCAAGACTGCTGCAGAAAAGGTTATTTCAAAATTCGGCGGTAGTTATGAAGTTGAATTCAAACAGCAATATCTGAATATGAAGGCAAAACTCGATGAACGCCCGGAAATTATGGAACGTCTGGAAAAAGCCTTCGCTGATGCCGGTGTAAAACCAATCAAACAACCAATTCGTGGTGGAACTGACGGTTCTCGCCTTACTGAACTTGGAATTCCAACTCCAAATATCTTTACAGGAGCTCATGAATTTCATTCAAGAAATGAATGGCTTTCTCTAAACCAGTGTGCAAAAGCTGCCGATGTATTAATTAACTTATTAACACAAAAGGTGAAATAA
- the murA gene encoding UDP-N-acetylglucosamine 1-carboxyvinyltransferase, producing the protein MHEYVIEGGYPIQGTVTASGNKNAALPCIAATLMTDEPVILHNIPEIQDTNVMFEILKSLGAKVEKLSKHNWKVQCDKINTTELPSDLTKKVRGSIVFAGPLLASKGKCEMTPPGGDVIGRRRVDTHFLALKALGANIHVNGRFEFSATKLVGADIFLDEASVTATENAVMAAALSEGETILQNCASEPHVQDICKMLVAMGAKITGIGSNILRITGVKKLHGCEFTIGPDYIEIGSYIGMAAATKGKITIKGVRAEEMRPLKYSFAKLGITWSIDGDELTVPNTQNLKVNDDLGNAIPKIDDMPWPGFPADLTSIMTVTATQVDGTVLIFEKMFESRMFFVDKLISMGAKITLCDPHRAVVCGPSMLHGDHLVSPDIRAGMAMVIAAMCAHGTSRISNVYQIERGYEDLVGQLKKLGAHIETVEIE; encoded by the coding sequence ATGCACGAATATGTAATTGAGGGTGGATATCCTATTCAGGGAACAGTTACAGCAAGCGGCAACAAAAATGCAGCCTTGCCTTGTATTGCGGCAACTCTTATGACAGATGAGCCGGTTATCCTTCACAATATCCCGGAGATTCAGGACACAAACGTTATGTTTGAAATTCTTAAATCTCTTGGTGCAAAAGTAGAAAAGTTAAGTAAACACAACTGGAAAGTCCAGTGTGATAAAATAAATACAACTGAACTTCCTAGTGACCTTACAAAAAAGGTTCGCGGTTCAATTGTATTTGCAGGACCTCTTCTTGCAAGCAAAGGAAAATGTGAAATGACACCTCCTGGTGGTGATGTAATCGGTCGCCGCCGTGTAGACACTCACTTTCTGGCCCTTAAAGCACTTGGTGCAAACATCCATGTAAACGGACGCTTTGAATTTTCTGCAACAAAACTTGTTGGTGCAGACATCTTCCTTGATGAAGCATCAGTTACTGCAACAGAAAACGCCGTTATGGCTGCTGCCCTTTCTGAAGGTGAAACAATTCTTCAGAACTGTGCGAGCGAACCTCATGTTCAGGACATCTGTAAGATGCTCGTTGCTATGGGTGCTAAAATCACAGGCATTGGTAGTAACATTCTCCGCATCACTGGTGTTAAAAAGCTTCACGGCTGTGAATTTACAATCGGACCTGATTATATTGAAATTGGTTCATACATCGGTATGGCAGCCGCTACAAAAGGAAAAATCACAATTAAGGGTGTACGCGCAGAAGAAATGCGTCCGCTCAAATACAGTTTTGCAAAACTTGGAATTACCTGGAGTATTGATGGCGACGAACTTACAGTTCCAAACACTCAGAATCTTAAGGTAAACGACGACCTTGGAAATGCAATTCCAAAAATTGATGATATGCCTTGGCCTGGATTCCCTGCTGACCTTACATCAATTATGACTGTAACTGCAACTCAGGTTGATGGTACAGTTTTGATTTTTGAAAAGATGTTCGAAAGCCGAATGTTCTTTGTTGATAAGCTGATTTCGATGGGCGCCAAAATTACTTTGTGTGATCCGCACCGCGCTGTTGTCTGCGGACCTAGTATGTTGCATGGTGACCATCTTGTATCTCCTGATATTCGTGCCGGTATGGCAATGGTAATTGCAGCAATGTGTGCACACGGAACAAGCCGGATCAGTAATGTTTATCAGATTGAAAGAGGCTATGAGGATTTAGTTGGTCAGTTGAAAAAACTGGGCGCTCATATAGAAACTGTTGAGATTGAATAA
- a CDS encoding radical SAM protein — protein MNVITIIPPLVQLNAPYPSGAYLTSFFKKEGQDAQWADLSIELFYEIFSRSGLEKLFSLSEKTALSMADKAEKNGDDNTAFNIRRYISQKENWIEWIDFITAVLSGGGAREKEHQFLYSPFAPRGQRMENFLEQLAQDGREPSVDDVRFLCSYALADLADYITAVFDKEFSLIRYAEALTVDERTFAEVEKGLDSPILEHFYKPVLERWGTTVIAGLDPAIFSKTLICISIPFAGTFIPALYTARFLKSQYGQKVFICIGGGFVNTELRELRDASLGKYIDAISYDRGYGSYKALFDNTVVESVETAAESMIANPLYKLRLFQNGKVIEPVWQDEKLEKYETEITAQIIPDYSDIDFSRYLRMCDDKNAMHRIWTDGSWIKAYLAHGCYWHRCAFCDTQLDYVCAYRPVEVRNLYEGLLKTAREKNVYGIHFVDEAMPPVALKKFALENARHGNPLYFWGNIRFEKTFTKDLAAFLSYCGLGGVSAGLEVAAESGLENINKGTDISSIVSACAALKEAGVLVHAYMIFGFWYDTAQTIIDSMETLRQFYSAGLLDSCFWHKFVLTKNSTVYTEWKEGKQKKLQPVEPKSDKKGGLFAGNNIHFKDENQYDKFQLPLENSLNCWMHGDGLEKKVQKWFDFPVPPPTVGRDFIEKKIEEYEEKNRKRGAGLNEKTAQNLWWLGGTPVLCGLSNSSASEYRWLYLMEEQTAPSKFIDVDILLALRPEVTEDVRVAALNKITASPSVISNLKKLLGRGLVLLDF, from the coding sequence ATGAATGTTATCACCATTATTCCACCTCTTGTACAGCTGAATGCACCGTATCCTTCTGGGGCTTATCTTACTTCATTTTTTAAGAAAGAAGGACAAGATGCACAGTGGGCTGATTTAAGCATAGAGCTGTTTTATGAGATTTTCAGTCGAAGTGGTCTGGAAAAGCTTTTTTCTCTTTCTGAAAAAACTGCACTTTCAATGGCAGATAAAGCAGAAAAAAATGGTGATGATAACACTGCTTTTAATATACGCCGTTATATAAGCCAGAAAGAAAACTGGATTGAATGGATTGATTTTATAACTGCAGTTCTCAGCGGTGGCGGTGCGCGCGAGAAAGAACATCAGTTTTTGTATTCTCCATTTGCTCCCCGTGGTCAGCGAATGGAAAACTTCCTTGAACAACTTGCACAGGACGGCCGCGAACCTTCTGTAGATGATGTCCGCTTTTTGTGTTCCTATGCACTTGCAGATTTAGCAGATTATATAACCGCAGTTTTTGATAAAGAGTTTTCACTTATCAGATATGCAGAAGCCCTGACAGTTGATGAACGAACTTTTGCTGAAGTAGAGAAGGGGCTTGATTCTCCGATACTGGAACACTTTTACAAACCCGTGTTGGAAAGATGGGGTACCACTGTCATTGCCGGACTTGACCCGGCAATCTTTTCAAAAACGCTCATCTGTATCTCTATTCCTTTTGCCGGAACTTTTATTCCTGCTTTGTATACAGCCCGCTTTCTGAAATCGCAATATGGGCAGAAGGTTTTTATCTGCATCGGCGGCGGCTTTGTAAATACAGAACTCCGTGAACTACGCGATGCCTCTCTCGGAAAATACATCGACGCAATTTCCTATGACAGAGGTTATGGCTCTTACAAAGCTTTATTTGATAATACGGTGGTTGAGTCTGTTGAAACTGCCGCAGAGTCGATGATTGCTAATCCTCTCTACAAACTCCGTCTTTTCCAAAACGGCAAAGTTATTGAACCTGTCTGGCAGGATGAAAAACTTGAAAAATATGAAACAGAAATCACTGCACAGATTATTCCAGATTATTCAGATATAGATTTTTCACGATACCTTCGCATGTGTGATGATAAAAATGCAATGCATAGAATCTGGACAGACGGTTCGTGGATAAAAGCTTATCTTGCACATGGCTGTTACTGGCACCGCTGTGCTTTCTGTGATACTCAGCTTGATTATGTTTGTGCATATCGCCCGGTAGAAGTTCGAAATCTTTATGAAGGACTTTTAAAAACTGCCCGCGAAAAAAATGTTTATGGCATTCATTTTGTTGATGAAGCCATGCCTCCTGTTGCTCTGAAAAAGTTCGCTCTGGAAAATGCAAGACACGGAAATCCTCTTTACTTCTGGGGCAATATCCGTTTTGAAAAAACATTTACAAAAGATCTTGCTGCGTTCTTAAGTTACTGTGGCCTTGGTGGTGTTTCTGCAGGGCTTGAAGTAGCAGCTGAAAGTGGACTTGAAAATATCAATAAAGGAACTGATATTTCTTCAATCGTTAGTGCGTGTGCGGCTCTTAAAGAAGCGGGTGTACTTGTTCATGCGTATATGATTTTTGGTTTCTGGTATGATACAGCTCAGACAATCATTGATTCCATGGAAACTCTCCGCCAGTTTTACAGTGCAGGCTTGCTGGACAGCTGCTTCTGGCATAAGTTTGTACTTACAAAAAATTCTACAGTTTATACAGAATGGAAAGAAGGCAAGCAGAAAAAACTGCAGCCTGTAGAGCCAAAATCAGATAAAAAGGGCGGGCTCTTTGCAGGAAACAATATTCACTTTAAGGATGAAAATCAATATGACAAATTTCAACTTCCTTTGGAAAACTCCCTCAACTGCTGGATGCATGGCGATGGATTAGAAAAGAAAGTTCAGAAATGGTTTGATTTTCCTGTTCCACCGCCAACCGTTGGAAGAGACTTCATTGAAAAGAAAATTGAAGAATATGAAGAAAAGAACCGTAAGAGGGGGGCTGGCCTTAATGAGAAAACAGCGCAGAACCTCTGGTGGCTTGGAGGCACACCAGTGCTTTGCGGATTATCAAATTCATCTGCTTCAGAATATCGCTGGCTTTATCTTATGGAAGAACAGACTGCTCCATCAAAGTTTATAGATGTTGATATTCTTCTTGCATTACGTCCGGAAGTGACTGAAGATGTACGTGTGGCTGCGTTAAATAAAATAACCGCGTCTCCTTCTGTTATTTCAAATCTGAAAAAACTTCTGGGCCGCGGTCTTGTTTTGTTAGATTTTTAG
- a CDS encoding AEC family transporter: MKQLITMALIALSGFIFAKIFKVEELQQKFLSKLLLYFINPFMVVKSFNLEFDADKLAQLGFVFVIALILHGVMILLGYFSSKEQVDRLSVCFTNCGFIGIPLIRGVFGDIGVFYLMGYLVVFNILIWTYGYYIMSGSINLKKIITNPNIIAVILGVAIFCSPWTLPEFIARPVTMIGDLNTAVSMILIGILLANFKPADGKKYALKIVKVSLLRHVACAVLNICILFIVWKLFPNVPDCRILLFVALICSMCPAATTIPGFAVIFNRDETYASLIISFTSILCIFFLPSFVALAELIIK, encoded by the coding sequence ATGAAACAATTGATCACTATGGCATTGATTGCTCTTAGTGGATTTATTTTTGCAAAGATTTTTAAGGTTGAAGAATTGCAGCAGAAGTTTTTGAGTAAGCTTCTTTTGTATTTTATCAATCCTTTTATGGTTGTAAAATCTTTCAACCTTGAGTTTGATGCAGATAAACTTGCTCAGCTTGGTTTTGTTTTTGTAATTGCCCTGATTCTTCATGGGGTTATGATTCTGCTCGGTTATTTTTCAAGTAAAGAACAGGTAGACCGTCTTTCTGTTTGTTTTACAAATTGCGGCTTCATCGGAATTCCTTTGATTCGCGGTGTTTTTGGAGATATCGGTGTTTTCTATCTGATGGGTTATCTTGTAGTTTTCAATATTTTGATCTGGACCTACGGCTACTATATTATGAGCGGTTCAATCAATCTGAAAAAAATCATTACAAATCCAAATATAATTGCTGTTATTCTTGGTGTTGCAATTTTCTGCAGTCCATGGACTCTGCCGGAATTTATTGCCCGTCCTGTTACAATGATTGGCGATTTGAATACTGCTGTAAGTATGATTCTGATAGGTATTCTTCTTGCAAACTTTAAGCCAGCAGACGGCAAAAAATACGCACTCAAAATTGTGAAGGTAAGTCTCTTGCGTCACGTTGCCTGTGCTGTTTTGAACATTTGCATTCTTTTCATTGTATGGAAGCTCTTTCCGAATGTTCCGGACTGCCGTATTCTGCTTTTCGTTGCTTTAATCTGTTCAATGTGTCCTGCGGCAACAACCATTCCAGGTTTTGCAGTAATCTTTAATCGTGACGAAACTTATGCAAGTTTAATCATTTCGTTTACAAGTATTCTGTGCATTTTCTTTTTACCAAGCTTTGTAGCTCTTGCAGAACTTATAATAAAATAA
- a CDS encoding small multi-drug export protein: protein MFKNYIWIFLISMVPLIELRGAIPVSQAMQLPIIPSYIVCIVGNMIPVPIIYLFARKFLEWGQNKKIIGGICRFFLVKGTAAGEKMQAKAGRGIFIALLLFVGIPLPGTGAWTGTLAASLLDMRFRDTVIAVTLGVLLAGLIMMAGSLGLFTAIFAALGK from the coding sequence ATGTTTAAGAATTATATCTGGATTTTTTTGATTTCTATGGTGCCGTTAATTGAGTTGCGTGGTGCCATTCCGGTTTCGCAGGCAATGCAGCTTCCTATTATTCCTTCTTATATAGTTTGTATCGTTGGAAATATGATTCCTGTTCCAATTATCTATCTTTTTGCACGTAAATTTCTGGAATGGGGACAGAATAAAAAAATTATCGGTGGAATATGTCGTTTCTTCCTTGTAAAAGGTACAGCCGCTGGTGAAAAAATGCAGGCAAAAGCAGGCCGGGGAATCTTTATTGCTCTTCTTCTTTTTGTAGGCATTCCTCTGCCGGGAACAGGAGCCTGGACGGGAACTCTTGCAGCAAGTCTTTTAGATATGCGCTTCCGTGATACAGTAATTGCAGTAACTCTTGGAGTATTGCTTGCCGGTCTTATCATGATGGCAGGAAGTTTGGGGTTATTTACAGCAATTTTTGCAGCGCTGGGAAAATAA
- the murD gene encoding UDP-N-acetylmuramoyl-L-alanine--D-glutamate ligase, giving the protein MEKKMTPHVYPRQCAFKSVEDIKGKKVTIMGLGLNGGGEAAVRFFLKKGAYVTVTDMKTEKQLKATIDKLSSDESLDLSRLTYRLGEHKIEDFENADCVIKNPGVKFEGNKYLAAARAIETDLSIFLRFTDCPIIAVTGSKGKSSTVSAIYYGLSQAGYTTFLGGNITVSPLTFFDEVNNDTPVVIEFSSWQLADLRGRGVLRPHIAVITKIVPDHQNWYGDMESYVADKRLIYADQTKGDYSIFDSDDWGDRFANETKATVLRYGSKATWSIELGELLVPGVHMKTNAQNAATVMHLMGIPDERIKEILQRWPGIDHRLQYFHSWKNDAGTTVKFYNDSCATVPEAAAAATQAFGKPVILMTGGTEKGLELTPLIKTLTAPDADTIKVKDIYLLAGTATDKLVPELDKAGIKYHGPYNGLEPLLKEYKENAGEDVFVFSPGATSFGMFSNEFDRGNKYMAAVKEIF; this is encoded by the coding sequence ATGGAGAAAAAAATGACACCACACGTTTATCCGCGCCAGTGCGCATTCAAATCAGTTGAAGACATTAAAGGAAAAAAGGTTACCATTATGGGCCTTGGTCTCAACGGCGGCGGCGAAGCTGCGGTGCGTTTCTTCTTGAAAAAAGGTGCCTATGTAACTGTTACTGACATGAAAACCGAAAAGCAGCTCAAGGCTACAATTGATAAACTGAGCTCCGATGAAAGCCTTGATCTCAGCCGCCTTACCTACCGTCTCGGTGAACACAAAATAGAAGACTTTGAAAATGCAGACTGTGTTATTAAAAATCCTGGTGTTAAATTCGAAGGCAATAAATATCTTGCAGCAGCACGCGCAATTGAAACAGACCTCAGTATTTTCCTTCGTTTTACAGACTGCCCTATTATTGCCGTTACAGGAAGCAAAGGTAAATCTTCTACAGTAAGTGCAATTTATTATGGTTTGTCACAGGCTGGCTACACAACCTTCCTTGGCGGTAACATCACAGTTAGTCCGCTCACATTCTTTGATGAAGTAAATAATGACACTCCAGTAGTTATAGAATTCTCAAGCTGGCAGCTCGCTGACCTCCGCGGTCGTGGAGTACTCCGTCCTCATATCGCAGTCATCACAAAGATTGTTCCGGATCATCAGAACTGGTATGGCGACATGGAATCTTATGTTGCAGATAAGCGCCTTATTTATGCAGATCAGACAAAGGGTGATTATTCTATTTTTGATTCTGATGACTGGGGAGACCGTTTTGCGAATGAAACAAAGGCAACTGTTCTCCGCTATGGTTCAAAAGCAACCTGGTCTATTGAGCTTGGAGAACTTTTAGTTCCTGGTGTTCACATGAAAACAAACGCTCAGAATGCAGCAACAGTTATGCACCTTATGGGAATTCCAGATGAACGAATCAAAGAGATTTTACAGCGCTGGCCAGGAATCGATCATCGCCTTCAGTATTTCCACAGCTGGAAAAATGATGCAGGCACAACTGTAAAGTTTTACAATGATTCCTGTGCAACAGTTCCTGAGGCAGCCGCTGCTGCAACACAGGCATTTGGAAAACCTGTAATTCTTATGACTGGTGGTACAGAAAAAGGACTCGAACTTACTCCGCTAATCAAAACTCTTACCGCGCCTGACGCAGATACAATTAAGGTAAAAGATATTTATCTTCTTGCAGGAACTGCAACTGATAAGCTTGTTCCGGAACTGGATAAGGCAGGAATAAAATATCACGGACCGTATAACGGACTGGAACCGCTGCTGAAAGAATATAAAGAAAACGCCGGGGAAGATGTATTTGTCTTCTCCCCTGGCGCTACATCATTCGGAATGTTCAGCAACGAATTTGACCGCGGCAACAAATATATGGCCGCAGTCAAAGAAATCTTTTAA
- a CDS encoding methyl-accepting chemotaxis protein has protein sequence MAKELDRFDPNPKKNISLKFKLIAMIVGASIIGVFVSGAVSLATFDRGLMSKTVEELEDTTGGVQWILDDWLDTLSCYADMLASTDHIKGYLDGSYTDDANAYLKEKGEICNVDLLAITDTNGKITAGWEITAGQTLDLPIVATAIRGRKTYCYTQLGTLKFGIVVATPVIKNGVTLGSLLIAYDIATMGTDGYVSIVHDFHTVECSIFYGKKYMATTLGFHLIDLDLDNEEIVQQVLYNGEKYVGKNIIAHTEYYTVYAPLYNDDETIAGMVFVAKSMKVIDSVRNSTLSMVIPVAILLFLVLATIGYFFVRWIMKRIKNVTVFLEGLKTGDADLTKRCSLYVRDEIGAMIINFDEFLDKLQDIVKNLKESKADLGTSGENLDAGTEDTASSITEIIANIDSIHTQIVNQDKSVRETSDSVQHISNAIIDLDALIEDQSSSVTQASAAVEEMIGNINSVNKSVEKMSSSFKSLEDNAEIGFSKQEDVNERIRQIEGQSEMLQEANTAISDIAEQTNLLAMNAAIEAAHAGEAGKGFAVVADEIRKLSETSSEQSKKIGEQLNKIMNSIIEVVGSSNEASTALTEVSNRIKETDELVIQIQAAMEEQNEGSKQILDALRHLNSSTSEVRNSSQEMSGRNEQIVKDMTILKESTDLMNTSMDEMAVGARKINETGTTLSEISIQVKNSIQQIGEQVDLFKV, from the coding sequence ATGGCAAAAGAGTTAGATAGGTTTGACCCAAATCCGAAGAAGAATATTTCATTAAAATTTAAACTTATTGCAATGATTGTCGGTGCAAGTATCATTGGTGTATTTGTTTCTGGAGCAGTTTCTCTGGCTACTTTTGACCGTGGTCTTATGTCAAAGACAGTTGAAGAACTTGAAGATACAACTGGTGGTGTGCAGTGGATTCTTGATGACTGGCTTGATACTCTCAGTTGTTATGCCGATATGCTTGCTTCGACAGACCATATTAAAGGTTATCTTGATGGTTCATATACAGATGATGCAAATGCTTATCTAAAAGAAAAAGGTGAAATTTGTAATGTCGATCTTCTGGCAATAACTGATACAAATGGAAAAATTACTGCGGGCTGGGAGATTACTGCGGGACAAACTCTTGATCTTCCTATAGTGGCAACAGCAATAAGGGGAAGAAAGACTTATTGTTATACTCAGCTTGGAACATTGAAATTTGGAATTGTAGTTGCAACGCCGGTTATAAAAAATGGAGTTACTCTGGGTAGTCTGCTGATTGCTTATGATATAGCAACAATGGGAACTGATGGTTATGTAAGTATTGTACATGATTTTCATACAGTTGAGTGTTCAATATTTTATGGTAAAAAATATATGGCAACTACACTTGGTTTTCATCTGATTGATCTTGATTTGGATAATGAGGAAATTGTGCAGCAGGTTCTTTATAATGGTGAAAAATATGTAGGAAAAAATATAATTGCTCACACAGAATATTATACAGTTTACGCTCCATTATATAATGACGATGAAACAATTGCCGGTATGGTCTTTGTTGCAAAGTCAATGAAGGTTATTGATTCTGTAAGAAACAGTACACTTTCTATGGTAATTCCTGTTGCAATACTTTTGTTCCTTGTTCTTGCGACAATCGGTTACTTCTTTGTTCGCTGGATTATGAAGCGAATTAAAAACGTAACTGTATTCCTTGAAGGACTTAAGACTGGTGATGCAGATTTGACAAAACGCTGTTCTCTTTATGTCCGTGATGAAATTGGAGCAATGATTATCAATTTTGATGAGTTCCTGGATAAACTTCAGGATATTGTAAAAAATCTTAAGGAATCAAAAGCAGATTTGGGAACCAGTGGTGAAAATCTTGATGCCGGTACAGAAGATACAGCAAGTTCAATTACAGAAATTATTGCAAATATAGACAGTATTCATACTCAGATTGTAAATCAGGATAAGAGTGTTCGTGAAACAAGCGATTCTGTTCAGCATATTTCAAATGCTATTATTGATCTTGATGCACTTATTGAAGATCAGTCTTCCAGTGTAACTCAGGCTTCTGCTGCAGTAGAAGAGATGATAGGAAATATCAATTCTGTAAACAAGTCTGTTGAAAAGATGTCATCTTCATTTAAGTCTCTTGAAGACAATGCTGAAATCGGATTCTCTAAACAGGAAGATGTAAACGAGCGTATCCGCCAGATTGAAGGTCAGTCAGAAATGCTTCAGGAAGCAAATACTGCTATTTCTGATATTGCAGAACAGACAAACCTTCTTGCTATGAATGCGGCGATTGAGGCGGCTCATGCTGGTGAAGCAGGTAAGGGCTTTGCTGTCGTTGCAGATGAAATCCGTAAACTTTCAGAAACCTCTTCTGAACAGTCAAAGAAGATTGGTGAACAGCTTAATAAGATTATGAATTCTATTATTGAAGTTGTAGGCTCTTCAAATGAAGCAAGTACAGCCCTTACTGAAGTATCAAACCGCATTAAGGAAACAGATGAACTTGTCATTCAGATTCAGGCTGCAATGGAAGAACAGAATGAAGGTTCTAAGCAGATTCTTGATGCTCTTCGTCATTTGAATTCTTCAACAAGTGAAGTTCGTAATTCTTCGCAGGAAATGTCTGGAAGAAACGAACAGATTGTAAAGGATATGACTATTCTTAAGGAATCTACAGATTTGATGAACACCAGTATGGATGAGATGGCTGTGGGGGCCCGAAAGATTAATGAAACCGGAACGACCCTCAGTGAGATTTCTATTCAGGTTAAGAACTCAATTCAGCAGATTGGTGAACAGGTAGATCTGTTTAAGGTTTAA